The following DNA comes from Sebastes umbrosus isolate fSebUmb1 chromosome 8, fSebUmb1.pri, whole genome shotgun sequence.
TTCAGCTCCTTGTTCTCCTGCTGCAGACTAGAAGAGACAGCGAAAGACACAGAGACTTCAGACGTACAGTAAAAGGTCCAAAAAGTATTCTGGAAACAATCCATGTCATATACACTTTGTCactgcaaaaacaaatgaatcaaGTCCAAAGAGACGCCTGTCACTGTCTAATTTTGAGTTCTAAACTTACATTTTGCCAGTAGAGGGAGATTACTACACTTGTTTTCAACTTGTTTCAGAGTTTCCTGGAAGTGTCATTTCTTTGATTCTATTCCAGTGATCTGCTTTTATCTGTCAAGATATGACTCTCATTTCTACTATATAACCAAAACAAGAAATGCTGCACTTGGAACAAACGTATTCACTTTTTTCTCATGTTTATTGAAAAAATGAGACTGAATATAAAACCAAATTAGTTGTCAAAACACGTATTTTTTGCAATCCTTTTGTGTTTCTTGGTGTTTGAATTGAAGGTCTGCTTGCTCCTCCTTGGGTTCTACAAATACCCTCTCAGTTacaaaaacctttaaaaatCTTTAGGATAATGTTACACTGAATACCCagcacagtctcacggcagttcgtgaaatagtcacgaaatttaatctatttgttttgtgtacaaagacacaaatttccatttcaattttctttcaacaacgtattttttttgCGAAttttctacaaatgtccagcaacacgtgatgcacacATAATTTTTACGTCACGTTTTCATCAGATAACATTGTGAAAACTAactttatacaaaaaaaaaaactattttatggATGATGTACCACATGTAATGGTCGGTGAGGGGCTGTCTGGTGTGTAGCCAGTTAGTTGTGAATCCTCAGCTGAACTCACCTGTCTACAAGCTGCTGGCTGTCTTTCTTCTGCTCAGTCTTGCTGTTGACCTGCTGGACTGAACCGCTCACCGTCAGGTTCCCCACACTCTTTTGATGAGACAGCACTCCGGGAGCAGGCCGGGAGACGCTGTCAGGTTTTTGGGGGCTAGCAGTAGAAGAACCTGTGTTGTCACTTCCTCTTCGGACTGTTAACCTATCCTCTGCCTCTTTGTTACTGATCTGAGACCCCCCGAACAATGAACCCTGGCTCCGGAGGTCCaggattttaaaaatgtcctcagACAGCGTCCCGCTTTTCTCCTCCACGCTCTCCTGGATGTGACTCCACCGGCTGAGGGCATCGGCCTTGGCTGCCATCCCGGTGAGGGGGCAGTTGAAGGCGGGCAGGGTCTGAGTGCGTTTGCGGGGACTTCCCAACCAGTCGTCTGTGGAGGGCGAGCGAGACTCGTGGAGCATGTTGTGGGGGCTGCGGTTCCCTCTGTCTGGACCTGGACTGTcattgtcctcctcctcttctggaGACTCAGACAGAGATGCATCACCCATCTGAGACAAACACATAACGGAAGATTAATAACGGATATACATCTTTTATGTACAAATGTTATTTTAGAGTCAGAGGGAAGAAATGGAGGCAGAAACTTCAGATGAAGAACAACCATTAACTGAACCAAAGTAGCTTGGAAAATATGAATGACATAGAAATAAATGTGGTCATATAGATGAatatgcaatattatgttttagtTCTTTTATAGTGTTTGTGATGTCGGAACGTCATCATTCATGCAAATTCATGGAGAACCATCATCAAAGGACCATTGTTGACCAAATGTTCCTGTGTAAAGTTTTAAGTATAATATGTTCAAATGAAATGCAATTTATCTTACTgggaaattatttatttttttaattataaactaataaataatctCTGGGATTTAGGGCATGGATTTCCTTTGGTTTAATGAAGCTACAAAGCCATCATCCACTTGAGACCATATTAAAGCTTCAgcaagcagaatatttttggcatcattgggcaaaaattccaaaataacctttcagcatattgtaattcaagtgttctgagagaaaactagacttctgctcctcctcatggctctgttttcaagctttaaaaaatctagcctgtgacaggagacttgggccaatcacaggtcatttgagagaaaacgttcctattggctgttcattcaacggaggcagctgtcaatcacttgcaaactccgatcaaactaggaagtgctgatcaaatatgaattaatattaattttgtCAACAAATTGACCCATTTTACAGAATTAGCACTGTTTGCCTTATAGCCAACATTCATAATTTGATACACGGCAACTTCTTACTAATGTGAATCATTTTGGATATTCTGGTacgtgttcttttttttcccacttttccAGAGGCTTAATGTGTGGTCAACTGCTCGTACCTCTGCAGATTCCCAGCCCACAAAGCTTCGGGGAGTGTTCTTCTGGCTTTCAGCCTTTTttgagggaggggagggaagcACGTCTTtggagagaggaaacagagtCTCATGCTGTCTGATCATCACTGTCATCAGCTTCTGGATCTGAGGAGTCGCTgcgaagaaaaacaaacacagacgtGAAAAGATTACGATCATTTGAAATGATTGTGTTCTCAATTCACTTTCTTCAGTCTTTTGAAAATTCACTTGAAattaattattctttttcatTGCGCTtttctgttattattttgttattatgtaCAGTTGACACACATTAATGTAGTAATTAAAGAGATAGTAGGTAAAGTTTATGGAATGATTGTACCACGTAGTACAAGGGTATCTAAATGAGACATGTCTTCCTAACTTGGTCTTTTTTTGTACTAAATATAGTGTCTAAAAAAGAGAAGGATGTAGTCATGGCGCAGTATTACCACATAAAAAAATTAGCAATCACACAACGTTTGGATTCAGGGTGTTTTCCAGATGTTGAGCAATAtagttttcacaggaaatacagagaaatacaaccCTGTTTTGGACCAGAATGTCAGTCACATCCGCATAATTTCGACACAGATCTGCACACATGTTGGTTGAGGACACATCGGCGGCGCGTTCTCACCCTTCATCACAGTGATGGGGTCTTCTATCTGAGGTTTGAGCAGGTTGATCCCCATCACTGTAGCCAAGTTCTCCACATTCATCTTGTTCACCTTGGACTGCAGCTGCACCTCAAACAAAAACCTGCAAAGCAAAAAGACGTGATCAGCATAGTTAACAGACACAGGTCAGGATGTGTTGGAGATGGCAACTGATCTCAGAACAGCATTCGGCTGATGGTTTTAACTTGAGATCTGGTAGATGTACAGTAAAGTGCCTTGCTCAGGGACAGCGAACTAGTATCTTTCCAATTATAGGATGTCCTCTTTAACCACAAAGGGATCATGTTTTTTCTCTGGAATGTCCCATAATGCTTTGCGCTCCAGCTTCTACTCACCGGCAGACATAACTGAGGAGGTTGTAGTTGATTCTGGGGAGAAGAGCGATTTGTTTCTCCAACTTTTCCCAACCCTGAGAGGACACATGAACGAGAGATGTCAAAATGTCACACGGCCTCTCCTGCATgtacacacatatgcatgtatgtatgtatgcataaaTGTACCTGTGAGCTGCTGGAGTCCAGCATGATGTTGGTGCAATCCAGGAAGTCTTGGTACTGAGTCCAGGGCACCACAGGCTCAGGAAGCTCGCGCAGGTACAGCTTGAGCAGTGACGCCACCGTGTGGACATCTGTGTCACTGCAGGCAATGACACAATGAACATCTACTTAACAGCATAAATGACATTCAAACCTTAAACACAGAACGCAATGTTAGACCAGTGTATAATGTTGCCGGTACATGAGTTGCCATGTATTTTATAACAATTAGAACCTGCCCACTACATCATAGACATGCAGTTTGCTTGGTTACATGCTGTTTATGGGAAGCCTTTCACCtggcttaaagggacagtgcaACCCAAAATAACCTTACttgtagtgctatttatcaatatagattgttttggtgtgagttgccgagtgttggagatatcggCCGGATGCTcggcttgtggtgctcaaaggGCCAGCTTCCTTTAGGAACTATTTTGTTTCTACCGAACTACACCGTTCGGTACTACACTAACTGTATCACAGCGCAGAAGGGAGCGTGCATCTACTCATGGTCGAGAGGCTTGTGCTCGCGACAACGCAAAATGTAAACACTAACAGCGTCCTCCTCGGCTGAGCTGTAACATTAGCTAGCTCAGTGGTAATAGGTGAGCTAGCGGTATCGGTTAGCTATAAACTACAGTAGCCTCTCATCCATGAGTAGATGCCATATATAACGacgatggatgacatgacagctctccaaaagtgaagccaaaacatctcaatcgcccccccctggtggctggctgcagtataggtcataaagcccgcccccaGATGGTACAtaagccaaactaaaaagtaaaatCAATTTTTCCCTAAGATGGTTTCtctcattttaggtagttcctATCATGTATGTTCAAGTATTAATTTGCTTGATAAGTTTTGTttgaattagttatttgatgctataaaaagggggtgagacgccATGACCGACAGCTGTGAGTCtgtctcgctgacaagctgctcGGCTTGTAATTGGTTCACTACAGCGCAGACtgtggctccaaatgatgtctaaatctcaagatggcagctcctgtgtCATGggtattttggcttcacttctgtacagtgggaggaagtggaaacGTGTCTTtcgtctttatatacagtctatggtagaTGCACGCTTCCTTCTGCGCGGTGATACAGTTGGCGGGTGTAGTTCGGTAGAAATAGTTCCTATAAAACTGCTCACAACAAGCAGAGTGCTATCTAGTTCCATTGTATTcgagagaaggcagacatctctacagCCGATATCTCCAATACTGGATAgctcacaccaaaacaatctagactggtaaatagcactacaggtaagagaaaaaatatgtatttttcattttgggttgaactgtccctttaaatctaTTACAATAATGTTCACTGGATTCTACCCATACATGTATAAATAAGTTGCTGTTATAATTTTAACATTGTGTATTTTGTATTGGCTGTgggctttaaagctgcagtgggtagaaatggaggaaatatgatttaaacaatttatttttataatgacagtagtgcatgagacaggtaatctgaacaaaaatcatgttcctctgtgtcc
Coding sequences within:
- the arhgap25 gene encoding rho GTPase-activating protein 25 isoform X2, yielding MSLKLPRNWDFSTFKAETARIARSRSVIPGEGGPSPGSPRSTRSMERPLKAGWLKKQQRSLVKNWQQRYFVLRGSTLTYHKDDKETTVQGVIQLRFSKVNEVPTNSDDAGKYLFEIIPRTNRDRERCPYVLMANSQSDMEEWVRTLRRVIGMPTSGVFGKSLMDTVTYEQRFGPHMVPTLVQKCVEFIKEHGLNEEGIFRLPGQDNAVKQFRDAFDAGERPSFPSDTDVHTVASLLKLYLRELPEPVVPWTQYQDFLDCTNIMLDSSSSQGWEKLEKQIALLPRINYNLLSYVCRFLFEVQLQSKVNKMNVENLATVMGINLLKPQIEDPITVMKATPQIQKLMTVMIRQHETLFPLSKDVLPSPPSKKAESQKNTPRSFVGWESAEMGDASLSESPEEEEDNDSPGPDRGNRSPHNMLHESRSPSTDDWLGSPRKRTQTLPAFNCPLTGMAAKADALSRWSHIQESVEEKSGTLSEDIFKILDLRSQGSLFGGSQISNKEAEDRLTVRRGSDNTGSSTASPQKPDSVSRPAPGVLSHQKSVGNLTVSGSVQQVNSKTEQKKDSQQLVDSLQQENKELKASVAELQFAQETDRRRVAALEICLRNAERSRDEALRRNVELQKDFQQFLIKKPQDPT
- the arhgap25 gene encoding rho GTPase-activating protein 25 isoform X1, whose translation is MSLKLPRNWDFSTFKAETARIAFLWCLAARSRSVIPGEGGPSPGSPRSTRSMERPLKAGWLKKQQRSLVKNWQQRYFVLRGSTLTYHKDDKETTVQGVIQLRFSKVNEVPTNSDDAGKYLFEIIPRTNRDRERCPYVLMANSQSDMEEWVRTLRRVIGMPTSGVFGKSLMDTVTYEQRFGPHMVPTLVQKCVEFIKEHGLNEEGIFRLPGQDNAVKQFRDAFDAGERPSFPSDTDVHTVASLLKLYLRELPEPVVPWTQYQDFLDCTNIMLDSSSSQGWEKLEKQIALLPRINYNLLSYVCRFLFEVQLQSKVNKMNVENLATVMGINLLKPQIEDPITVMKATPQIQKLMTVMIRQHETLFPLSKDVLPSPPSKKAESQKNTPRSFVGWESAEMGDASLSESPEEEEDNDSPGPDRGNRSPHNMLHESRSPSTDDWLGSPRKRTQTLPAFNCPLTGMAAKADALSRWSHIQESVEEKSGTLSEDIFKILDLRSQGSLFGGSQISNKEAEDRLTVRRGSDNTGSSTASPQKPDSVSRPAPGVLSHQKSVGNLTVSGSVQQVNSKTEQKKDSQQLVDSLQQENKELKASVAELQFAQETDRRRVAALEICLRNAERSRDEALRRNVELQKDFQQFLIKKPQDPT